One stretch of Chlamydia abortus DNA includes these proteins:
- a CDS encoding LPS assembly lipoprotein LptE, giving the protein MRIVLFLLFSCLSGLGLSSCSGYTILRSSGTLSDLGRSILSEGIYLSPIDKDSLGQLTSALLYELGKRSLPVRNGESCARYLLKVQLLNEVDENTGFTYAPNKIGDKTLRHFIVSSEGRLSLSAKVQLIDRHSRQVIVDDCIAKKSVSFDFEPDLGVVNAHQFALGQFEMHNEAIKSAWRVLYAHLAETIVQQVYYDLF; this is encoded by the coding sequence ATGCGTATTGTGCTTTTTTTGCTGTTTTCTTGTTTGTCCGGTTTAGGGCTATCTTCTTGCTCTGGGTATACTATTTTACGTTCTTCAGGTACTTTATCAGATTTAGGACGCTCAATACTCTCTGAAGGTATTTATCTTTCTCCTATCGATAAGGACTCTCTGGGGCAATTGACATCAGCTCTCCTGTATGAGCTAGGCAAGCGCTCTCTCCCTGTGCGCAATGGAGAGAGTTGCGCTCGCTATTTGCTCAAAGTGCAGCTCTTGAATGAGGTTGACGAGAATACAGGTTTTACGTATGCTCCAAATAAAATTGGTGATAAAACCCTAAGACATTTTATTGTTTCTAGCGAGGGGCGCTTATCCTTGTCTGCGAAAGTACAACTTATTGACAGACACTCGAGACAAGTCATAGTCGATGACTGTATAGCAAAAAAATCAGTCTCTTTTGATTTTGAACCTGATTTAGGCGTAGTGAATGCTCATCAGTTTGCCTTAGGTCAATTTGAAATGCATAATGAGGCTATTAAGAGCGCCTGGCGTGTGCTGTACGCTCATCTAGCCGAGACTATAGTTCAACAGGTATATTATGACCTCTTCTGA
- a CDS encoding ATP-binding protein: protein MTSSDGEAVFPALLSELHNMLDFVKGTEQLKTFPKEKLLKLELACEELLVNIISYAYQEAPTPGSIIICCNGDKDALHVTIKDHGPSFNPLTATIDIQDHLPLDQRKLGGLGIFLAKNSVDEFQYERHGDVNIVHLKIHNT from the coding sequence ATGACCTCTTCTGATGGAGAAGCAGTCTTCCCGGCACTCCTTAGTGAACTTCACAATATGCTAGACTTCGTTAAAGGGACAGAACAACTAAAAACATTCCCAAAAGAAAAGCTGTTAAAATTAGAATTAGCTTGTGAAGAGTTACTAGTTAATATCATCTCCTATGCATACCAAGAGGCGCCCACTCCAGGATCTATAATCATCTGTTGCAATGGAGATAAAGACGCCTTGCATGTCACAATTAAAGATCACGGCCCTTCTTTTAATCCTTTAACTGCCACGATTGATATTCAAGATCACTTACCTTTAGATCAACGAAAACTCGGTGGGTTAGGCATTTTCTTAGCAAAAAACTCGGTGGATGAATTTCAGTATGAAAGACACGGGGATGTCAATATCGTACATCTAAAAATCCATAATACTTAG
- the dnaE gene encoding DNA polymerase III subunit alpha has protein sequence MTWIPLHCHSQYSILDATSSIKSFVAKAKEYQIPSLALTDHGNLYGAIEFYKECQQNDIKPIIGCEVYVAPSSRFDKKKEKKSRVAHHLILLCKNELGYRNLCLLSSLAFTEGFYYFPRIDRELLSQHAEGLICLSACLSSSVAQAALESEEALEKDLRWYQNLFGEDFYSEIQLHKMSEEKIASLGEEWLKHEYYQFIDSQTKVNQAVLDASKRLGIRSVATNDIHYIHADDWLAHEILLNVQLGETIRIAKQNTYIPNPKRKTFRSREYYFKSPEEMARLFADHPETITNTLEVADKCNLHLNLSSKHYPIYVPEFLKSKQNYTEEERYAASAAFLRELCEKGLSTKYTPEKLAHISKKFPDRDPLELVKERLEMEMSIIIPKGMCDYLLIVWDIIYWAKDNGIPVGPGRGSGAGSVMLFLLGITEIEPIRFDLFFERFINPERLSYPDIDIDICMAGRERVINYAIERHGKDNVAQIITFGTMKAKMAVKDVGRTLDVPLSKVNHIAKHIPELNTTLAKALETDPHLNELYTNDAEAAQVIDMAMRLEGSIRNTGVHAAGVIICGDRLTNHIPICISKDSTMITTQFSMKPVESVGMLKVDFLGLKTLTSIHIAMRAIEKKTGKLLEMASLPLDDKTTFALLHQGKTMGIFQMESKGMQELAKNLRPDSFEEIIAIGALYRPGPMDMIPSFINRKHGKEIIEYDHPLMESILKETYGIMVYQEQVMQIAGSLASYSLGEGDVLRRAMGKKDIDQMLKERTRFCERARKNGIDAELATTIFDKMEKFASYGFNKSHAAAYGLITYTTAYLKANYPKEWLAALLTSDSDDIEKIGKLIHEAHSMDICILPPDINESGTDFVATDKGIRFAMGAIRGIGKGLVESIIEEREKHGPYQSIRDFIQRSDLKKVTKKHTENLIDAGCFDVFEPDRDVAQATLESLYDSISKEKKEAATGVMTFFSLNAMHQKHPIPLTPATNVVRRSKKDILKKEKELLGIYLTEHPMDAVKDILPRLSVVSPGEFANLPHGAVIRTIFIIDKVTTRISSKGQRKFALLRVNDGVDSYELPIWPEMYAEQQDLLEEDRLIYAILSIDKRSESLRLSCRWMRDLSLINEDLIQECDDMFDKIKSQMQKMSYLNLETNKDTNQGKTSTMSKSTDHRSQAPIVKLSLDLEQLRHSHLCTLKQIIRKYPGSRTLSLVFTKNNERVATISPDADYFVSEDTSGLQKDLENSQLPVRFIAV, from the coding sequence GTGACTTGGATACCTCTTCACTGTCATTCTCAATACTCCATTCTAGATGCTACAAGCTCTATTAAGAGCTTTGTAGCAAAAGCAAAAGAGTATCAAATTCCTTCCCTAGCGTTAACAGACCACGGGAATCTCTACGGAGCGATTGAGTTTTACAAAGAGTGCCAACAAAACGATATTAAGCCAATTATTGGCTGTGAAGTCTACGTCGCTCCCTCATCACGTTTTGATAAAAAGAAAGAGAAAAAAAGCCGGGTTGCCCATCACCTCATTCTGTTGTGTAAAAATGAACTAGGTTATCGTAATCTTTGTCTATTATCTTCCTTAGCTTTTACTGAGGGGTTTTATTATTTTCCTAGAATAGACAGGGAGCTGCTTAGCCAACATGCTGAAGGGTTAATTTGTTTATCCGCGTGCCTTTCGAGTTCTGTAGCACAAGCTGCATTAGAATCAGAAGAGGCTCTAGAAAAGGATCTCCGCTGGTATCAAAATTTATTCGGGGAAGATTTTTACAGTGAAATCCAACTGCATAAAATGTCCGAGGAAAAAATCGCTTCTCTGGGTGAAGAATGGTTGAAACACGAGTATTACCAGTTTATTGATTCCCAAACAAAGGTAAATCAAGCTGTATTAGATGCAAGTAAACGTTTAGGAATTCGCTCGGTAGCGACAAACGATATTCACTATATTCATGCTGACGATTGGTTAGCTCATGAGATTCTCCTCAATGTCCAACTAGGAGAAACTATAAGGATAGCAAAGCAAAATACCTATATCCCCAACCCCAAGAGAAAAACCTTCCGGAGTAGAGAATATTATTTTAAATCTCCTGAAGAAATGGCAAGGTTATTTGCCGATCATCCTGAAACGATCACAAATACCTTAGAAGTTGCTGATAAGTGTAACCTACATTTAAATCTTTCAAGCAAACACTACCCTATTTATGTTCCTGAGTTCCTAAAAAGTAAGCAAAACTATACTGAAGAAGAGCGTTACGCAGCTTCTGCAGCTTTTCTTCGAGAACTCTGTGAGAAAGGCTTATCTACAAAATACACTCCAGAGAAGCTTGCTCATATCTCGAAAAAGTTCCCCGATCGTGATCCTTTAGAATTAGTCAAAGAACGCTTGGAAATGGAAATGTCTATCATCATTCCTAAAGGGATGTGTGACTACCTGCTTATCGTTTGGGATATTATCTATTGGGCAAAAGATAATGGTATTCCTGTAGGTCCTGGTCGTGGGTCAGGAGCAGGTTCCGTTATGTTATTCCTCTTGGGAATCACAGAAATAGAACCTATTCGTTTTGACTTATTCTTTGAGAGATTCATTAACCCAGAAAGGTTATCCTATCCTGATATCGATATTGATATTTGTATGGCGGGACGTGAACGCGTCATTAACTATGCAATAGAACGTCATGGGAAAGATAACGTTGCCCAGATTATTACTTTTGGCACTATGAAAGCCAAAATGGCTGTAAAAGATGTGGGGAGAACTTTAGATGTTCCCCTTTCCAAGGTCAATCACATTGCCAAGCATATTCCTGAGCTGAATACTACATTAGCAAAAGCCTTAGAAACCGACCCTCACCTAAACGAATTGTATACCAATGATGCTGAAGCCGCTCAAGTTATCGACATGGCCATGCGTCTAGAGGGATCTATCCGCAATACCGGAGTTCATGCTGCTGGAGTGATCATTTGTGGAGATCGCCTAACGAATCATATACCCATTTGTATTTCTAAAGACTCTACGATGATCACTACACAATTTTCCATGAAGCCGGTGGAAAGTGTAGGCATGCTTAAAGTCGACTTTTTAGGATTAAAAACCTTAACTAGTATCCACATAGCCATGCGTGCCATCGAAAAGAAAACTGGAAAGTTATTAGAAATGGCATCGCTGCCCCTAGATGACAAAACGACGTTTGCTCTTTTGCATCAAGGGAAGACTATGGGTATATTCCAAATGGAATCCAAAGGCATGCAGGAATTAGCAAAAAATCTCCGTCCTGATTCTTTTGAAGAAATCATAGCGATAGGCGCTTTGTATCGTCCAGGTCCTATGGACATGATTCCCTCATTCATCAATCGAAAACACGGAAAAGAGATCATAGAATACGACCATCCTTTGATGGAGAGCATTCTCAAAGAAACCTATGGGATTATGGTGTATCAAGAGCAAGTTATGCAAATTGCAGGCTCTTTAGCAAGCTATTCCTTAGGAGAAGGTGACGTCCTCCGTCGTGCTATGGGTAAAAAAGACATCGATCAAATGCTTAAAGAGCGCACAAGATTTTGTGAACGAGCACGCAAAAATGGTATTGATGCTGAGCTAGCAACGACGATTTTTGATAAAATGGAAAAGTTTGCTTCCTATGGATTTAATAAATCTCATGCGGCTGCTTATGGGTTAATCACCTATACAACTGCATATCTGAAAGCAAACTATCCTAAAGAGTGGTTAGCAGCTCTTCTTACTAGCGATTCTGACGATATTGAAAAGATAGGGAAACTGATCCATGAAGCGCATAGCATGGATATCTGTATCCTTCCTCCTGATATCAATGAATCAGGAACAGATTTTGTGGCTACAGATAAGGGCATTCGTTTTGCTATGGGAGCCATTCGAGGTATAGGGAAAGGCCTTGTAGAAAGTATTATAGAAGAGAGAGAGAAACACGGTCCTTATCAAAGTATTCGAGATTTTATTCAACGCTCTGATTTAAAAAAAGTTACGAAAAAACACACAGAAAACTTAATTGATGCAGGATGTTTTGATGTTTTTGAACCAGATAGAGACGTGGCTCAAGCAACTTTAGAATCGCTATACGATAGTATATCTAAAGAAAAGAAAGAGGCGGCTACTGGTGTCATGACGTTCTTTTCTTTAAATGCTATGCACCAAAAACATCCTATCCCCTTAACTCCCGCTACGAATGTTGTCCGTAGATCAAAAAAAGATATTCTTAAGAAAGAAAAAGAACTTTTAGGGATCTACCTTACAGAGCACCCTATGGATGCTGTGAAAGATATTTTACCTCGACTTTCGGTGGTCAGTCCTGGAGAATTTGCAAATCTCCCTCACGGAGCGGTAATTCGCACAATATTTATTATTGATAAGGTAACGACACGGATTTCCTCAAAAGGCCAAAGAAAATTTGCTTTATTACGTGTTAACGATGGCGTAGATTCTTATGAACTGCCGATATGGCCAGAAATGTATGCTGAGCAGCAAGATCTTCTAGAAGAAGATCGTTTAATTTACGCTATTTTATCTATCGATAAACGTAGCGAATCTTTACGCTTGTCTTGCCGATGGATGAGAGACCTGTCTCTGATTAATGAAGATCTCATTCAAGAATGCGACGATATGTTTGATAAAATCAAAAGTCAAATGCAGAAAATGTCGTATTTAAATTTAGAAACTAATAAAGACACGAATCAGGGGAAAACGTCAACCATGTCCAAATCTACTGATCACAGGTCTCAGGCTCCCATAGTTAAGCTATCTTTAGATCTTGAGCAACTCCGCCACAGCCATTTGTGTACGTTAAAACAAATCATTCGCAAATATCCTGGATCTCGCACTCTCTCTCTAGTTTTTACCAAAAACAATGAACGTGTCGCCACGATCTCTCCGGACGCAGATTATTTTGTCTCTGAAGATACGAGCGGTCTGCAAAAAGATTTGGAAAATTCCCAACTTCCCGTGCGATTCATTGCTGTTTAA
- a CDS encoding tetratricopeptide repeat protein translates to MKSVLQFVVFLLLLSSGCYARPISFEPFSGKLSPQKFTPKYSTQEYLSEGKRYLEQQRYRKALLCFGMITHHFPQDPLYSEALYLTGVCYFKNDQPDLAEKAFSAYLQLPDANYSEELFLMKYSIAKSFAQGKRKRIFLLEGFPKLANADADALRIYDEILTAFPNKDLGAQALYLKGDLLVTKKDFPEAIKTFKKLTLQFSAHPLSPKSFVRLSEIYLMQAQKEPHNLQYLNLAKINEEAIAKQHPNHPLNSVVSANVRSMCERYALGLYSTGRFYEKKKKPHAASIYYTTAIENYPESSLVAKCHKRLNRITKHSS, encoded by the coding sequence ATGAAATCTGTTTTACAGTTTGTTGTTTTTTTACTACTTTTATCTTCTGGCTGCTATGCCAGACCGATTTCTTTTGAGCCTTTTTCTGGCAAATTATCTCCTCAAAAGTTTACACCTAAGTACTCTACGCAAGAATATCTTTCCGAAGGAAAGCGCTATTTAGAACAGCAACGTTATCGCAAAGCTCTTCTTTGCTTTGGCATGATTACACACCACTTCCCCCAAGATCCGTTATATTCTGAAGCTTTATACTTAACGGGAGTTTGTTACTTTAAAAATGATCAACCAGACTTAGCTGAAAAAGCGTTTTCCGCATATTTACAACTTCCTGACGCTAATTACTCTGAAGAATTATTTTTAATGAAATATTCTATAGCCAAGAGCTTCGCTCAAGGAAAACGTAAGCGCATATTCCTTTTAGAAGGGTTTCCTAAACTTGCGAATGCTGACGCAGATGCTTTACGTATTTATGACGAGATCCTCACGGCTTTTCCTAATAAAGATTTAGGAGCTCAGGCTTTGTATCTTAAAGGGGACCTTCTTGTTACTAAAAAGGATTTTCCCGAAGCGATTAAGACATTTAAGAAGCTAACGTTACAATTCTCTGCTCATCCTCTATCTCCAAAATCTTTTGTGCGTCTTTCAGAAATTTATCTTATGCAGGCACAAAAAGAACCCCATAACTTGCAATATTTAAACCTTGCAAAGATTAATGAAGAGGCTATAGCCAAGCAGCACCCGAATCATCCTTTAAATAGCGTTGTTTCTGCGAATGTACGCTCTATGTGTGAGCGTTATGCGTTAGGACTATACTCTACAGGAAGATTTTACGAGAAAAAGAAGAAGCCTCATGCAGCGAGTATCTATTATACTACTGCCATAGAAAACTATCCTGAGTCATCTTTAGTAGCTAAGTGTCATAAGCGACTCAATAGGATAACAAAGCATTCTTCTTAG
- the pgtP gene encoding MFS transporter, translated as MNIWTKFFQPPKHIKELDDPELVKKQYKYWRIRIFYSMFIGYVFYYFTRKSFTFAMPTLMTDLGFDKAQLGIIGSTLYISYGVSKFVSGVISDQSNPRYFMALGLIVTGFTNIFFGMSSSILLFALWWGLNGWFQGWGWPPCARLLTHWYSKSERGTWWSVWSTSHNIGGALIPILTGFAIDCCGWRGAMFVPGILCILMGLVLINRLRDTPQSLGLPSIEKFRKKQESQKHEETTVDILEEEAEKELSTREILFTYVLKNKWIWLLSFASFFIYVVRMAVNDWSALFLIETKRYVAVKANFCVSLFEIGGLFGMLIAGWLSDKISKGKRGPMNVVFSLGLLFSILGMWYSRNQDMWWLDGSLLFVIGFFLFGPQMMIGLAAAELSHKKAAGTASGFAGWFAYFGAAFAGYPLGKIAQDWGWRGFFIALLGCALIALVLFLPTWNASERSLQTRK; from the coding sequence ATGAATATTTGGACCAAATTCTTTCAGCCTCCCAAGCACATTAAAGAACTTGATGATCCAGAATTAGTCAAAAAACAATACAAGTATTGGAGAATCCGCATCTTCTATAGCATGTTTATAGGGTATGTCTTCTATTATTTCACAAGGAAGAGTTTTACCTTTGCCATGCCCACACTAATGACAGATCTTGGCTTTGATAAAGCGCAACTGGGGATCATCGGAAGTACTTTATACATCAGTTACGGTGTGAGCAAATTTGTTAGTGGTGTGATATCTGACCAGTCCAATCCTCGTTATTTTATGGCGCTGGGTTTAATTGTTACAGGATTCACTAATATCTTCTTCGGAATGTCTTCCTCGATCTTGTTATTTGCATTATGGTGGGGGCTTAACGGTTGGTTTCAAGGCTGGGGCTGGCCTCCATGTGCCCGTTTACTCACTCACTGGTATTCGAAATCTGAAAGAGGAACATGGTGGAGTGTGTGGAGCACTTCGCACAATATTGGTGGGGCATTAATTCCTATTCTCACAGGATTTGCTATTGATTGTTGTGGTTGGCGCGGGGCGATGTTTGTCCCCGGTATACTCTGTATTCTCATGGGATTAGTTTTAATTAATCGCCTTCGTGATACGCCACAATCCCTAGGTCTTCCTTCCATTGAAAAATTCCGAAAAAAACAGGAATCTCAAAAACACGAAGAAACCACTGTAGATATTTTAGAAGAAGAAGCAGAAAAAGAGCTTTCTACTAGAGAAATCCTCTTTACTTATGTGTTGAAAAACAAATGGATCTGGTTATTGTCCTTTGCTTCATTTTTCATTTATGTTGTCCGTATGGCCGTCAATGATTGGAGCGCTTTATTCTTGATTGAAACAAAGCGTTACGTAGCTGTTAAAGCCAATTTCTGTGTTTCTCTATTTGAGATTGGCGGACTTTTTGGCATGTTAATTGCTGGATGGTTATCTGATAAAATTTCCAAAGGCAAACGCGGTCCTATGAATGTTGTATTTTCTTTAGGATTGCTATTCTCCATTTTAGGCATGTGGTACAGCCGTAATCAAGATATGTGGTGGTTAGATGGCTCCCTTCTTTTTGTTATTGGCTTTTTCTTGTTTGGTCCTCAAATGATGATAGGGTTAGCAGCTGCTGAACTATCACATAAAAAAGCTGCAGGTACGGCTAGCGGCTTTGCAGGATGGTTTGCGTATTTTGGAGCAGCGTTTGCAGGTTATCCGTTAGGAAAAATAGCTCAAGATTGGGGCTGGAGAGGTTTCTTTATTGCCCTTCTGGGTTGCGCTTTAATAGCTTTGGTTTTGTTCCTTCCTACATGGAATGCCTCAGAGAGAAGTTTACAAACTAGAAAATAA
- a CDS encoding D-alanyl-D-alanine carboxypeptidase family protein — protein MIRVFFTFALLPFLAGLFTHPVHGQIVFPETRGNAVAVVHTETGKVLYAKDLDKRIYPASMTKIATALFILKKHPDVLNRFIIVKPDAIASITPQAKKQSGYRSPPHWLETDGVTIQLQNKEEVSGWDLFHALLICSANDAANALAIACSGSVAEFMKQLNQFLRELGCDHTHFNNPHGLHHPDHYTTAGDLIRIMREGLKEPLFRQVIRTTNYTMAPTNLSEERILHLTNKLILPGSTYYYPPALGGKTGTTKDAGRNLVFAAKKHGRSIITIAAGYSAMSELYEDVIALCEGVFNEQPLRKYLIPPTETYPLRLGLLGKISIPLPDGVYYDFYASEGEEPKTVSFVPHATKLPIQKGDLLGHWVFRNVAGERVRAEPLYASDTLHPSVGQKIRLYTKRIITSYRTYIVLTLVLLYYRKTRVHRRKSSRYYL, from the coding sequence ATGATAAGAGTTTTTTTTACATTTGCATTGCTTCCTTTCCTGGCGGGATTATTTACACATCCTGTGCATGGACAAATAGTATTTCCTGAAACACGAGGAAATGCCGTGGCGGTTGTCCATACAGAAACAGGTAAAGTACTGTATGCTAAGGATCTAGATAAAAGAATCTATCCTGCGAGCATGACCAAGATCGCGACCGCACTATTTATCCTGAAAAAACACCCTGATGTTTTAAATCGCTTTATTATCGTAAAGCCGGACGCCATTGCTTCGATCACTCCTCAAGCGAAAAAACAATCAGGATACCGCAGTCCTCCGCATTGGCTAGAGACTGATGGTGTAACCATACAACTACAAAATAAAGAAGAAGTATCCGGCTGGGATCTCTTCCATGCGTTATTGATTTGCTCAGCCAATGATGCTGCTAATGCTCTCGCTATAGCTTGCTCAGGATCTGTTGCAGAGTTTATGAAGCAACTCAATCAATTCTTGAGGGAACTGGGTTGTGACCATACCCATTTTAATAATCCTCATGGTCTGCATCACCCCGACCACTACACAACAGCGGGTGATTTAATACGTATTATGCGTGAGGGATTAAAAGAACCGTTATTCCGTCAGGTTATCCGCACTACCAATTACACAATGGCTCCTACGAATCTCAGCGAAGAGAGAATTCTCCATCTTACAAATAAGCTGATTCTGCCGGGATCTACGTATTACTATCCTCCTGCTTTAGGGGGAAAAACAGGAACAACAAAAGATGCAGGGAGAAACCTCGTCTTTGCGGCGAAAAAACATGGTCGATCTATTATCACTATAGCTGCTGGTTACTCTGCTATGAGCGAACTTTATGAGGATGTGATCGCTTTATGCGAAGGCGTTTTCAATGAACAACCGCTACGCAAGTACCTCATCCCCCCTACAGAAACATATCCCCTACGTCTCGGCCTCTTAGGAAAAATTTCGATTCCTCTACCTGATGGGGTTTACTATGATTTCTATGCTTCTGAAGGTGAAGAGCCTAAAACCGTCTCTTTTGTTCCTCATGCAACAAAACTCCCTATACAGAAAGGAGATCTTCTAGGGCATTGGGTATTTCGCAATGTTGCTGGGGAAAGGGTCCGCGCTGAACCTTTATATGCCTCTGATACCCTTCATCCCTCTGTGGGACAAAAAATCCGTTTGTATACTAAGCGTATCATTACTTCATATAGAACGTATATTGTTCTCACACTCGTCCTGCTTTACTACAGAAAAACTCGAGTACATCGACGCAAATCCTCTCGATATTATCTATAG
- the hisS gene encoding histidine--tRNA ligase: protein MKVALPKGVFDIFPYITDAKHMWRHTSLWHRVEDVIHDVCGLYGFSEIRTPVFEKSEVFLHVGEQSDIVKKEMYTFLDKKGRSLTLRPEGTAPIVRSFIDNSMNQRDDNKFYYILPMFRYERQQSGRYRQHHQFGVEAIGVRHPLRDAEILALLWHFYSAVGLQHMQVQLNFLGGEVTRKRYDKILREYFLDHLSSLSLLSKERFNTNLLRILDSKEPEDQEIIQSAPPILDYVSDDDRKYFDEILSALDALNIAYDINPRLVRGLDYYTDLVFEAITTCRDHSYALGGGGRYDGLIASSGGPATPACGFGIGLERVIQTLLAQGNFTPLSSHKLRLIPVESQADSFCFVWAQHLRSLGIPTEVDWTHKKLKNALKIADAEKATFVCPVGERELVSEQLTVKNMSLRQEFSGSKQEVEQRLLYEIQNTSL from the coding sequence GTGAAAGTAGCTTTGCCCAAAGGGGTGTTCGATATATTCCCTTACATTACGGATGCGAAACATATGTGGAGACACACTTCTCTATGGCATCGGGTCGAGGATGTGATTCATGACGTATGTGGTCTATACGGGTTTTCAGAAATTCGTACGCCTGTTTTCGAAAAGTCGGAAGTGTTTTTGCATGTCGGGGAACAAAGTGACATTGTAAAAAAAGAAATGTATACCTTTCTGGATAAGAAAGGGCGGTCATTGACACTGCGTCCTGAAGGAACCGCTCCCATAGTGCGCTCGTTCATAGATAATTCTATGAACCAACGTGATGACAATAAATTTTATTATATTCTGCCTATGTTCCGTTATGAAAGGCAGCAGTCAGGAAGGTACCGTCAGCATCATCAGTTTGGGGTAGAAGCTATAGGGGTGCGTCATCCTCTCCGTGATGCGGAAATCCTTGCTTTACTTTGGCATTTTTATTCTGCTGTGGGTTTGCAGCACATGCAAGTGCAATTGAACTTTTTAGGTGGGGAGGTTACACGCAAACGCTACGATAAGATTTTGCGAGAATACTTCCTTGATCATTTAAGTTCTTTATCTTTGCTAAGTAAAGAACGATTTAATACAAATTTATTGAGGATATTGGATTCCAAAGAGCCAGAAGATCAAGAGATTATCCAATCCGCACCCCCGATTCTTGACTATGTTTCTGATGATGATCGTAAATATTTTGATGAAATTCTTTCTGCTTTAGATGCTTTAAACATTGCCTATGATATTAACCCCAGGCTTGTGCGTGGTTTAGATTACTATACGGATCTAGTTTTTGAAGCGATCACAACATGTAGAGATCATTCCTATGCTTTGGGAGGAGGAGGGCGCTATGACGGCCTGATTGCTTCTTCTGGAGGGCCAGCCACTCCCGCTTGTGGTTTTGGCATTGGTTTAGAGAGGGTGATTCAGACTTTATTGGCGCAAGGGAATTTCACACCGCTATCCTCTCACAAATTGCGTTTGATCCCGGTGGAGTCGCAGGCCGACTCTTTTTGTTTTGTTTGGGCACAGCATTTACGTAGTTTAGGAATCCCTACAGAAGTGGATTGGACGCATAAAAAATTAAAAAATGCTTTAAAAATAGCAGATGCGGAGAAAGCCACTTTTGTCTGTCCCGTGGGAGAAAGAGAGTTGGTTTCAGAGCAATTGACAGTGAAGAATATGTCTTTGCGCCAAGAGTTCTCTGGTTCAAAGCAAGAGGTAGAGCAAAGGTTGCTATATGAAATACAGAACACATCGTTGTAA